The Candidatus Methanosuratincola sp. genome window below encodes:
- the rpiA gene encoding ribose-5-phosphate isomerase RpiA: MVSVGKLRAAEAALGEVSDGQVLGIGTGSTVAIFAGLLGKKVREEGWDVLCVPTSYQSAYLAVENGLRLTSLDEHPVLDLAVDGADEVDPDLNLIKGGGAALTKEKVVDSSAKRFVVIADRTKLVERLGKFPLPVEVLPFARRKVLSALAEMGSDPRLRDGGDRKDGPLVTDNGNFIVDAAFGEIRDPRGLELEIKRIPGVVEVGLFVGLAHCAYIGDDSGVKLLSGKRE, encoded by the coding sequence ATGGTGTCAGTTGGGAAATTGAGGGCTGCAGAGGCGGCTTTGGGAGAAGTTTCGGACGGGCAGGTGCTCGGGATCGGGACAGGATCCACCGTCGCGATCTTCGCAGGGCTCCTGGGCAAGAAGGTCAGGGAGGAGGGATGGGATGTGTTGTGCGTCCCGACATCCTACCAGTCGGCATACCTGGCGGTCGAGAATGGGCTGCGCCTGACCTCGCTCGATGAACACCCGGTTCTGGACTTGGCCGTGGACGGGGCAGACGAGGTCGACCCCGATCTGAACCTGATAAAGGGCGGAGGAGCGGCGCTGACGAAGGAGAAGGTTGTCGACTCGTCAGCGAAGAGGTTTGTTGTTATCGCGGACAGAACCAAGCTCGTCGAGAGGCTGGGGAAGTTTCCGCTCCCAGTAGAGGTACTCCCCTTCGCGAGGAGGAAGGTTCTGTCCGCCCTGGCAGAGATGGGATCCGATCCGAGGCTCCGGGACGGCGGTGACAGGAAGGATGGGCCGCTGGTCACCGACAACGGTAACTTCATAGTAGATGCAGCTTTCGGCGAGATCCGTGACCCGCGAGGGCTCGAGCTCGAGATCAAGAGGATCCCCGGCGTGGTCGAGGTTGGGCTCTTCGTCGGATTGGCCCACTGTGCGTACATAGGGGACGACTCAGGGGTCAAGCTACTCAGCGGAAAAAGGGAATAA
- a CDS encoding MscL family protein, producing MADEMLEELRQIRKLLEPKPAPPPPPPPKGLINEFKEFIKNYKVMGLAVAFILGLYLGALTQSLVKDILMPLIGLALPGMADLATLEVAVGSQIFRVGSFLVAVITFIIVAFVIFVLVKITKRIGIE from the coding sequence TTGGCAGATGAAATGCTTGAAGAGCTTAGGCAAATAAGAAAACTGCTCGAGCCGAAACCTGCGCCGCCACCGCCCCCGCCGCCGAAAGGGCTGATCAACGAGTTCAAAGAATTCATAAAGAACTACAAGGTAATGGGGCTTGCGGTTGCATTCATCCTCGGTTTGTACTTGGGCGCCCTGACGCAGTCGCTTGTAAAAGACATACTGATGCCGCTGATAGGGCTGGCGCTGCCGGGAATGGCTGATCTCGCGACGCTCGAGGTTGCAGTAGGCAGCCAGATATTCCGCGTAGGCAGCTTCCTAGTCGCTGTGATTACATTCATAATCGTCGCCTTCGTGATCTTCGTGCTGGTCAAGATAACAAAGAGGATAGGTATTGAGTAG